Proteins from one Erysipelothrix larvae genomic window:
- a CDS encoding BglG family transcription antiterminator produces MLQSREKKIIEILLDSQSPVRIIDLAVQLNVSKRTISNSINHLKTCLSEYGATLVSKQSLGIWLELQEDIDEFRSRIFNDVCIEEDDHNRWSTIAQNLLEINESRTIDDIAESFYLSNSAVYRELVKIEKFLEKYSIVLKRKPKLGIHVEGSETNIRIAKAELIKFRSGELITTSLLKDLTDYFPNTLLEPIIASVQTIQQNNDISLSYIAMKGLIIHLAITVNRVNKNKRVVLEMKDLEFLSMQKEWTIAQKLVQELNHNLDTSLDDEECGYITIHLMGANLSKTVEAPQSVKLIDIELYEKIEKIVGSLSDKINIPFIEDEYFMSVLFLHIKPMINRLKNGISLHNPFIGNIKEEHPLMFELSAEFSRKLSDQFNVEMNDDEVGYIAMHFGGAFERARKLEQRKLKVILVCASGIGTVMFLKAKLENLFPEFEIVGEVSSFKLNIEKHQIDYDLIISTIPLDIQGEPIAYISPILTERDISKINLRKSQVDNTRGSKLIPLLHESISVFDEKVQDQNDAISILSNIMFKQGFVDHEYRDSCLLREELSSTFIGNMVAIPHAYHGHVLNQGIGLLVSKKPFDWNGAKVQLVFALAIDLKSSQDFGDIANEIITLVNQVDVLDKLFQTKDLRSFKKFIK; encoded by the coding sequence TTGCTTCAATCGCGCGAGAAAAAAATTATTGAAATCCTTCTTGATAGCCAAAGTCCTGTACGGATCATTGACTTAGCGGTTCAATTGAACGTAAGTAAAAGAACCATTAGCAATTCGATAAATCACTTAAAGACTTGCTTATCAGAATATGGTGCAACCTTAGTATCAAAGCAATCATTGGGAATTTGGCTAGAACTTCAGGAAGACATTGATGAGTTTCGTTCACGCATTTTCAACGATGTGTGTATCGAAGAAGATGATCATAATAGGTGGTCAACTATAGCTCAAAATCTCCTAGAGATAAATGAGTCAAGAACAATTGATGACATTGCTGAGTCGTTTTATCTTAGCAATAGTGCAGTTTATCGAGAACTCGTAAAAATAGAGAAATTTCTTGAAAAATATTCGATTGTGTTAAAACGAAAGCCAAAACTTGGGATTCATGTAGAAGGGTCAGAGACCAATATTCGGATTGCTAAAGCGGAATTAATTAAGTTTCGATCAGGTGAACTAATAACAACGTCTTTATTGAAAGACCTAACGGACTATTTTCCAAATACTCTACTAGAGCCCATAATAGCATCAGTCCAAACGATTCAACAGAACAATGACATTTCTTTGTCATATATAGCAATGAAAGGATTGATTATTCATTTAGCAATAACTGTTAATCGAGTAAATAAAAACAAAAGGGTTGTTCTAGAAATGAAAGATCTTGAATTCCTATCAATGCAAAAAGAATGGACGATTGCTCAGAAGTTAGTCCAGGAACTTAACCATAATTTGGATACTTCACTTGATGATGAAGAATGCGGGTATATTACAATCCATTTAATGGGTGCAAATTTATCAAAAACAGTCGAAGCACCACAATCAGTTAAGTTAATTGATATAGAGTTGTATGAGAAGATCGAAAAAATTGTAGGTTCACTATCGGATAAAATTAATATCCCATTCATAGAAGATGAATATTTTATGAGTGTATTGTTTCTTCATATCAAACCGATGATAAACCGTTTGAAAAATGGTATTTCACTACATAATCCATTCATAGGGAATATAAAAGAAGAACATCCGTTGATGTTTGAATTATCAGCAGAATTTTCTCGGAAACTGAGTGATCAGTTTAATGTTGAGATGAATGATGATGAGGTTGGTTACATTGCAATGCACTTCGGTGGTGCCTTTGAAAGGGCAAGGAAATTAGAACAAAGGAAATTAAAAGTGATTTTAGTTTGCGCTTCAGGAATTGGAACTGTAATGTTTCTTAAAGCAAAACTAGAGAATCTTTTCCCAGAATTTGAGATCGTTGGTGAAGTATCATCTTTCAAGCTCAACATTGAAAAACATCAGATAGATTATGATTTAATAATATCTACAATCCCTCTCGACATTCAAGGGGAACCCATTGCCTATATCTCTCCAATATTAACTGAACGGGATATTTCAAAAATAAATTTGAGAAAATCTCAAGTAGATAACACCAGAGGATCTAAATTGATTCCTTTACTACATGAATCTATTTCAGTATTTGATGAGAAAGTTCAAGATCAAAATGATGCTATATCAATACTTAGTAACATAATGTTTAAGCAAGGTTTTGTAGATCATGAATACAGAGACTCCTGTCTATTACGGGAAGAATTATCCTCAACATTCATAGGAAATATGGTTGCAATTCCTCATGCTTATCATGGACATGTCTTAAATCAAGGTATTGGCCTTCTCGTTTCGAAAAAACCATTTGATTGGAACGGAGCAAAAGTACAACTCGTATTTGCCCTAGCTATTGACCTTAAGTCAAGTCAAGATTTTGGTGACATTGCCAACGAAATTATTACTCTTGTTAATCAAGTCGATGTCCTAGACAAGTTATTTCAAACCAAAGACCTTAGATCATTCAAAAAATTTATAAAGTGA
- a CDS encoding dipeptidase, giving the protein MIPIIDWHCDVLYKLEKHPEWRFSDCEHLDVNALKMRQGGVKVQAFALFIEPSIPIEDKFASAKCQVERFKTHVLSTPGFVQIRHFKEIHDLKDDEIGVFLTLEGLDCVGSDLDKVKYFLDEGVLSVGFTWNNANLACDGIMEPRGAGLSAFGYDVVSLLNERGVFADVSHISEHGFEDILNSADHVIASHSNARSVYHHVRNLTDHQLSRMLTKGAPVHLVFFSRFTSDHSPCTLDDLIKHVEYMIQMGLVSQLGLGSDFDGIDDKIVGLEDSSQTQNLLSHLEKHFGQDIAQRIAYKNFMHYVDTKL; this is encoded by the coding sequence ATGATTCCCATTATTGATTGGCACTGTGATGTGCTTTATAAACTTGAGAAACATCCTGAATGGCGTTTCTCTGATTGTGAGCATCTTGATGTGAATGCCCTCAAGATGAGACAAGGCGGAGTTAAGGTTCAAGCGTTCGCGCTTTTTATTGAACCATCCATTCCCATTGAAGATAAGTTTGCATCTGCAAAGTGTCAAGTTGAGCGGTTTAAAACCCATGTACTTTCAACACCCGGCTTTGTACAGATTCGTCATTTCAAAGAAATTCATGATCTTAAAGACGATGAAATTGGGGTGTTCTTAACCCTTGAAGGGCTTGACTGTGTTGGGTCTGACCTTGATAAAGTGAAGTATTTCCTGGATGAAGGTGTACTTTCTGTTGGTTTTACCTGGAACAATGCGAATCTAGCCTGTGATGGCATCATGGAACCACGGGGTGCAGGGTTAAGTGCATTTGGATATGACGTGGTGTCACTTCTTAATGAGCGTGGTGTGTTTGCGGATGTATCCCACATTAGTGAACACGGATTTGAAGATATCCTTAACAGTGCTGATCATGTTATCGCAAGTCATTCAAATGCACGTTCTGTATATCACCATGTCCGTAATTTAACGGATCATCAACTCAGTCGGATGCTTACAAAAGGGGCACCCGTTCACCTGGTCTTCTTTAGTCGATTCACGTCCGATCATTCACCGTGTACACTGGATGACCTTATAAAACACGTTGAATACATGATTCAAATGGGTTTAGTCTCACAACTTGGTTTAGGTTCTGATTTTGATGGAATCGATGATAAGATTGTTGGTCTTGAAGATTCCAGTCAAACCCAAAACTTACTCTCTCATCTTGAAAAGCACTTTGGACAGGACATTGCACAGCGTATTGCTTATAAGAACTTCATGCACTACGTTGATACAAAGCTTTAA
- a CDS encoding iron-containing alcohol dehydrogenase, translating into MINFEFHNPTKVVFGKKSESQVGQLIKSFNGNKVLIHYGGNYLFENGVMDAITTSITQEGLEYILFGGVVPNPRLELAKEGVELAKREKVDFILAVGGGSAIDSAKAIAYGLVNDFDLEDLFMAKVTTSNIAPIGCISTIAATGSETSNSTVVTLEYNGEVLKRSYNHDCARPLFAIMNPELTFSVPPYQSASGGADIMFHTMERYFSNTEDVKLTDKIGEAILQTVYQEVPKVLTNPNNYEARANLMWAGSLSHNGLTGTGRASDFPVHKISHELSAMYDVTHGASLTAVWGTWSRYVLNNHINKFAQLAVNVFGIDPNFEDLKETALNGIVAWETWCKDIGMPTSLSELGVNPTDKEIEEMANHAVMTGGGTIGKFFKPLSQKDVVNIFNLAM; encoded by the coding sequence ATGATAAATTTTGAATTTCATAACCCAACGAAAGTAGTTTTCGGAAAAAAATCCGAAAGCCAAGTTGGTCAACTCATTAAAAGCTTTAACGGTAATAAGGTGCTAATCCATTATGGAGGAAATTATTTATTTGAAAATGGTGTTATGGATGCAATAACAACTAGCATCACTCAAGAAGGTTTAGAATATATACTATTTGGAGGTGTTGTTCCTAATCCAAGATTAGAATTAGCCAAAGAAGGTGTTGAGTTAGCAAAAAGAGAAAAAGTAGACTTTATTCTTGCTGTTGGGGGTGGTAGTGCAATAGACTCAGCTAAAGCTATCGCATATGGCCTCGTAAATGACTTTGACTTAGAAGACCTATTTATGGCAAAAGTAACTACATCAAACATAGCACCAATTGGTTGCATCTCAACTATAGCAGCAACCGGTTCTGAAACGAGTAATTCAACTGTTGTTACACTTGAATATAATGGTGAAGTATTAAAACGTTCCTATAATCACGATTGTGCTAGACCACTTTTTGCAATTATGAATCCAGAGCTAACATTCTCAGTTCCTCCGTATCAATCTGCAAGTGGCGGAGCAGATATTATGTTTCATACCATGGAAAGATATTTCTCAAATACAGAAGATGTGAAGTTAACCGATAAAATCGGTGAGGCGATTCTTCAAACCGTATATCAAGAAGTTCCGAAAGTATTAACTAATCCTAATAATTACGAAGCACGAGCTAACTTAATGTGGGCAGGCAGTCTTTCACATAATGGGCTGACAGGAACAGGTAGAGCTTCTGATTTTCCTGTGCACAAAATATCGCATGAGTTAAGTGCAATGTATGATGTCACACATGGTGCTAGTTTAACAGCAGTTTGGGGAACATGGTCACGATATGTACTAAATAATCACATCAATAAATTTGCTCAGCTAGCAGTTAATGTATTTGGAATTGATCCAAATTTTGAAGATTTAAAAGAAACTGCATTAAATGGAATTGTTGCATGGGAAACATGGTGCAAAGACATAGGAATGCCAACTTCTTTATCAGAACTAGGGGTTAATCCAACAGATAAAGAGATTGAAGAAATGGCAAATCATGCAGTGATGACAGGAGGTGGGACAATTGGGAAGTTCTTTAAACCCTTATCTCAAAAAGACGTTGTTAATATTTTCAATCTTGCAATGTAA
- a CDS encoding sulfite exporter TauE/SafE family protein: MKILYSLIVFTATSIGAMTGLGGGVIIKPMFDFIGYHDVTSISFYSSCAVLVMSCYSVYKNLKGERQFDLNIVVTVAIGAALGGFVGTMVFDALIEVFSEPIVSNIQSAILIVLLLFVLSSMIIRYKSYKIKNKLAIFTVGIVLGFMSAFLGIGGGPINVAAFTILFGFNFKAATIYSIATIMFSQITSLATKGLTRGFTYFDLSYLLYIIPFALLGGVIGTYIGRRTSENTLKRLFSCVMVFLVLLNFINFLVL, encoded by the coding sequence ATGAAAATCCTCTACAGCCTTATCGTATTTACCGCAACCTCAATCGGCGCTATGACTGGTCTTGGTGGGGGCGTGATCATCAAGCCCATGTTTGACTTTATAGGGTATCACGATGTCACATCAATTTCTTTTTATTCATCCTGTGCGGTGCTTGTAATGTCGTGTTACAGCGTTTATAAGAATCTAAAAGGAGAACGACAGTTTGATTTGAATATTGTGGTGACAGTTGCAATCGGAGCAGCATTGGGTGGTTTTGTAGGTACCATGGTCTTTGACGCACTCATCGAAGTATTCAGTGAACCCATTGTCTCAAATATCCAATCCGCAATACTCATTGTCTTATTGTTGTTTGTACTCTCAAGTATGATCATTCGCTATAAAAGCTACAAAATAAAAAATAAACTCGCAATCTTTACAGTAGGGATCGTGTTAGGATTCATGTCCGCATTCTTAGGCATTGGAGGCGGTCCCATTAATGTCGCAGCCTTCACAATTCTCTTTGGGTTTAACTTCAAAGCCGCAACCATTTACTCCATTGCGACCATTATGTTCTCACAAATCACATCACTTGCAACAAAAGGACTCACACGAGGCTTCACTTATTTTGACCTTTCATACCTTTTATACATCATACCCTTTGCCTTATTAGGGGGTGTTATTGGAACTTATATTGGGCGACGTACATCAGAAAACACTTTGAAACGCTTATTTAGTTGTGTGATGGTTTTTCTTGTACTTCTGAACTTTATCAACTTCTTAGTTCTATAA
- a CDS encoding PTS fructose transporter subunit IIB: protein MFILAITSCPVGIAHTYMAAANLQKAAKKRNVEIKIETQGAQGPENVITSEDISRAAGIIIASDVKIRNPERFDDIPVLECRVSEAVKDGLGLVDELLEAIS, encoded by the coding sequence ATGTTTATTTTAGCAATCACAAGCTGCCCAGTAGGTATTGCACACACCTACATGGCGGCAGCTAATTTACAAAAAGCAGCAAAAAAACGTAATGTGGAGATTAAGATTGAAACTCAAGGAGCTCAAGGACCTGAAAACGTAATTACTTCAGAGGACATTTCTAGAGCAGCTGGTATTATCATTGCAAGTGATGTGAAAATTAGAAATCCTGAGAGATTTGATGATATTCCTGTGCTTGAATGTAGAGTATCAGAAGCTGTAAAAGACGGATTAGGTCTTGTAGATGAATTATTGGAGGCAATTTCATAA
- a CDS encoding PTS sugar transporter subunit IIA, translated as MSLAEILIKTPNLIQFDFGGDTKKDVISSIVEVLSNEGLLNDKQVFEDDVFKRESEYSTGIGMGIAIPHARSNGVNETCFTIVKLKNNVEWESLDGDPVSIVIMLAVPANETGDFLKLLSTLSYNLMNDEFRTGIVNASSKEKIISIFQSIDKER; from the coding sequence ATGAGCTTAGCAGAAATATTAATTAAAACACCAAATTTGATTCAATTTGATTTTGGGGGGGATACAAAAAAAGATGTAATATCTTCAATTGTTGAAGTTTTATCAAATGAAGGGCTACTTAATGACAAACAAGTGTTTGAAGATGATGTTTTTAAAAGAGAAAGTGAGTATTCTACAGGAATTGGAATGGGAATCGCAATTCCCCATGCGCGAAGTAATGGCGTTAACGAAACATGTTTTACAATAGTAAAACTAAAAAATAATGTTGAATGGGAATCACTTGATGGGGATCCTGTTAGTATTGTTATAATGCTAGCGGTACCTGCAAATGAGACGGGTGATTTTCTAAAACTGCTTTCTACTTTGTCATATAATTTGATGAATGATGAGTTTAGAACCGGTATTGTTAATGCTTCTTCGAAAGAAAAAATAATAAGTATATTTCAGAGTATTGATAAAGAAAGATAA